AGGACCAGACGCCGGCTCAACTTGGAGCCCCAGCCAAGAGCTGGACCCTCAGGATCTCGCCAAACTCTCCCATCGATGACAGGGACTCACCTAACGTCTCGGTGGACGGAAGACACCTGACATACCAAGGAAAAAGCTCAGGATCAACCATATTGGTTCATATCACCGACTCCACGAACTTTTCGAAGCAATGGAACGGCCGCAAGTCGACCCACACATATCAGAAGCACCGTGCATAGCAGGCTGAGGCCATTGGTGCACGATAGGATTGGAGACTCTAGCAGATCCAATGACCAACCCGAGACCAGTAGACGACCTTCCAGGAGGAATAAGAGGAGGCGCGACCAAACTCCTAGCCCTCGCCGTACACCCGAGAACTCTCACGAAACCTCGGGGAGCGGAGGAATCAGAGCGAGGATAGGAAAGAAGGTAATGACGCTGATGTCCTCTCCATTCATTGAAGAGTTGTTCATGGAGGAAATCCCGAAGGTCAGGCTACCAACACATCTGACATACAAAGGGACAACCGATCCACGAGACCATGTGATCTCTTACGAGCAACAAATGTACCTGAGCCCCCAATCCGAAGCATGTTGATGCAAATACTTctcaaccacgctaaccggagtagTAGGAGAATGGTTCAAGTCTCTGCTCAAGGGTTCGATCGTAAGCTTCGAGGATCTGAGTGAAAAATTCTAGGTTCAGTATGCCAGCAACAACCATCGTGAAAGAACCACTGCTGAGCTTACTTCGGTACAACAGGAAATAGGCGAAATTCTTCGGGACTTCCCAGATTCATAAAAGAATCAACAAACATCCCTAACTTACAAACCGATGTTGCAATCTTCGCATTGAAGCACACCCTTTTGGAAGGAAGGTTCCGCGATAAACTATCAATGAAGAACCCCACTAAAATAGCTACCGTGCTACAAATGAcggatgcgttcatcagaatcGAAGAAGTCAACAAAGCCGCAGTAAAGTTAAAGACCTCCTCAGAGCCGAAGGAATCAAAAGCAAACTAGACCAAGCCCGAGGTcagctcaaggaaggggaaagagaaacaGGGCGCAAGAGCTGTTAGCCTGATGAAGGAAGGGAAAAAGGGTGATcttcaacccaagtacaccaactaccCCCCTCTTGCTCTCCCCCAGAAAGAAATCTACAGCCTCCACAAGCACGATAGAAAGTGGCAGAAGCCATCCAAGTTGAAGTCCAAACATCGGAATAGAAACAAGTGGTGTGAATTCCACGACGATTATAGCCATTACACCGAGGAGTGTAACCAGCTGAAGGACAACATAGAGAACCTCGTATGCCGAGGGTATCTTAAGCAGTACATGGCTGATCAAAGAGAAGGAGCGTTGGAAATGGAAAACAAGCCTGGTGGTAAGCCTCAAGAGCAGCCCTAAAAGAGAATCCACGAAGCTACGGGACATAAAAAACCCGATATCTTAGTGGTCTTCGAGGGGGGAAGAGGTCTGGCAACGCCAGCAAAAGCAAAAAGCATCTAAGAAGTCTATCCCACTGAGTCAATTTCAGCACTGTCGGCGAAAAGGATCCGCATCCTGCAAACATGATCTTGACATCCGATGACTGCCTCGGCGTCCAGTAAAAACATGAAGATCCATTGGTAatctccatggacctcaataacaaCAACGTGCATAAAGTACTCGTCGATGGAAGAAGCGCCGTCAACATTATCTTCAAGAACTGCTTCGAACAATTAATCCTCGGAGAAATCGAAGAGTCAATGAAAAAGGTAAGCTACccactgatcggattcaacggttCATCCGCAGTTCCCCATGGAAAAACACACTACTAGTCACCATCGGTAAAGGACACGCTGCGAGGAACGTCTGAGAAGAGTTCTTAGTGATGGACTGTGATTTAGTGTATAACTTcatcatgggaagaaccatgattcacaagatgcaggcCATCCTGTATACATACCATCAAATGATGATGTACGTCTCGGACGCAGGCTTTGCCGAACGGATAAGAGGAGATCATGAGATCGCAAGAAGAACTTGCCACACCGCTATCCAAAAATCGAGACTGGGAGATGGTCCTGAGGATGATGATGACAAGGATGATAGAAATCAAGAGCCCTCGCATGAGGAGCAAGAGGCTAAGAAGAGAAAGGTCGGCCCTGGAAGTCTGGTAAAACCCGTAGAGGTTGATGCTCGGCTCGAGGGTCCTTCTCCCGAGCCGGATCAGGAAATGGAGGACATATTCCTCGAAGTTGATTctgacaggagcgtccgaataggcaaaggCCTAAGTCCAGGGCTCCGAATCGAGCTCATACAACTGTTGAGagatcacaaagacatttttGCATGGTCGGCAGCTGACATACCACGGATAGATCCGAAAATGATCTGCCACAAGATGGATGTCAACGTCAAAGCCCAACCAATCAAACAGAAGAAGAGGAACTACTCCTCAGAGAAGAACAAATCCATTGCCGAAGAGGTAAAGAGGCTACAAGAGGCCAGGTTCATTGGGCCCTGCATCTAGACAACGTGGTAATGgtaaaaaaacaaatggttcATGGCGCATGTGCGTGGAATTCACATATTTGAATAGAgtctgccccaaagactgctaccCTCTCCCGAGGATAGACTAACTGGTAGACTAAACAAGCGGCCACACACTACTAAGATCTGTGGATGCCTTTTCAGTATAACatcaagtgttcatgcaccTTGACGACAGAGAAAAAACCACATTCAGCATGagtgcaggagtgttcaactacagaatgatgcccttcggatCGAAAAACGTCGGAGCAACCTAtcagaggctagttgatcacgtctttcCTTATCAGAAGGgaaggaacgtcgaggtttatgtAGACGATTCCATAGTGAAAAAGCATCAAGAAGGAAGACCACATCAAAGACATGGCCCTTCGAAAATCCGAGGAAGTATAAGATGAAACTGAACCCGAAGAAATGTGTCTTCGGAGTGAAATCAGGAAAGTTCCTCGGAATCATGGTCAGCAAAAGAGGAATTGATGAAAACCTGGATAAAGTCAAGGCAACACTAGATCAACAAAAGTGGATCCGAAGTAGTATATGTGATCACGGAAACTCAAGTCCGCAAATTCATCTgacagaacatcatcacaagattcAGTATACCGAGGCTAATGATCTTTGACCATGGGAAACAGTTTGACAACACCCCACTGCAaaaatggtgcaaacagttTGGCATACACTTGGCTTACTCAACAGTatgccacccacaaagcaatgGGAAAGCCAAAACGGTAAACAAGTTAATCCTCACTGCGCTAAAAATGAGAGTAGAAGACGAGAAAAGCAAGTGGTTGGAAGATCTACCAGGAACACTCTGGTCCCTTCGTGCCACCGAGAAAGAGGCCACTGGACAGACACCTTTCACTTGGTATATGGTTCTGAGGCTGTCATCTCTGTATAGATCGTCACAGAAAGATTAAGGATCCAGTCATACAACAAGTATGATGGAAGTCATTGAGAAAGAAATGATCAACTTTTGTACGAATCTCTATACCTGCTAGATGAAGCTCAGGATGACGCCAAGAATTTGAATGCAGCCTACCAACAAAGGGTTAGCAAGAACTATAACCGAAGAGCCAACACCAGACTTCTCAAAGTAGAGGATTTAGTGCTAGGAAATGTTGCATCAGTCCAGAAGGGTCGGGTCCATGGAAAGCTCTCGGCAACTTGGGAAGGGCCTTATGTCATCCACGCTGAGAAAACACCTGACACTTACATGATTAGGCAATTAGACGGGCTggtcttgaagaaccattggaatgctGATATTCTCAAGAAATACTTTGTATGAACAACCTCTGTATGAGCACCACCCCCCAtttgtaatccaagtaagttgtttaatgagaagaagTGGCCGCTAGCCctatgtgtttcattaaacctgCCTTTGTATTATACTTTTATCACATTTACTTTATATGCATGACACCTCGGAATTGATCCTCGGGTCACCGAGTCTAACATTAATGTGGGATAACTAACTCTTGGACGGAACTCCAAAAGAAAGTTAGCTCGGAAAACCAAGCATCGTTCCATCCAAAATCCTACGATTTGCGGGATTCTGGTTGAATAACGTTCAACACAAAAGTCGCTCGAATTTAGGTCAACAAAATATGCCTCGATCCACGGATCACATAATTTAGACTAAGAACGGAAGCAACCTTTGAGTTGCCGAAGTCACCTAACTAAGGGAATGACTAGCAATTCCTTGCTCAAATCTTAGGATCGCAAGAAATTGGAAGAACAAGCAGGCTCTTAGATAGATCTTCGGATCACAAGAACCTGGATAAACAAGCAAGCTCTTGGACAGATCTTCGGATCACAAGAACCTGGATAAACAAGTAGGCTCTTGGACAGATCTTCGGATCACAAGAATCTGGATAAACAAGCAAGCTCTTGGACAGATCTTCGGATCACAAGAACTTGGATAAACAAGCAAGCTTCTAGGTAGATCTTCGGATTACAAGAACTTGGAAATTGAAACCTTTTGAAGGAAAAAAGCAAAAAACTCGAAACGTCGAGAGCGTATGACTCAAGGAGCAGGAAATAAATCCTCCATCAAAGTCACACATTCCCGAAGTTGAAGGAAGCACTTAACATTGAAAAAACTTAGCACTTAGCAAAGGAGATTCATTTTCTATTCAATATCTGGGGGAATACATGCATACATCAACAAAACTCAGTAACAACCGAGGATTCCTCAGAATTTCCAAAGAAAATGAAGTAAATCCAAAATCGGCAACCATCAACAAATAGTATCAGCCTACCATGCAAAGTactagaaagaaaaagaaagttaagttattaaagtacGATGTAGTGCTGAGGTAAAAAGGAGAGGTTAAAAGCGCAAGTTCGGGGGCCCTCAACTAGAAccaaccgactctgaagaagacgattGCCCGAATTCCTAAGCATGAGGGACGTCGAGAAAAGGACCTTGAAGAATGGCCTTGGAGGAAGTTCCCACATAAGTATCTCCTTCGGAAGAAACCTTCCTTAAGTGCGCCTCCTCGACAGCTCTCTCATGTTCCTCCTTGGCCTCATCCCGATCCGCCTGACACTCAACCTCATGGTCCCGAGCAGCAAACCAGGAATCCATATTCGTCTTCTAGTCAAATTCAGGCATGTTATTGGCAAACATTCGACGAGCGCCGAGGATACCAACCCAATACTGATCCTGATACTGCTCTTCATTATAAAGGCCAGCTCTCTCCTATTCAAGCTTCCGGCACTCTTCGATTTTTCCCCTCAACTTCTCTACTAGCATCGGCATACTGTCAGCCTCGACCTGGATAAGATCTCGGCTCTCAACGATAGTGAGGCTCCGAGACTCAGAATCCTTCTTCTCCATAACAAGCTTCTTCCTTTCCTCTGGAAAGGACCTAGCCGGCTCAGCCTTCTCTCTCTCTAGTTGCTGCTGGAACTTAGGGGACATATCGACCTTCTCTTGCTCAAGACGTTTAATCATCTCGGCATCACTTTGACCTTGAACTGCAAGCTTGCCAACTTCGGTCCCAGCACGAACAACCACTGCATCAACCATGTACTTTAGTCCAACCATCATTTCCCGAACCTCACCAAGCTCGAAAATGAGAAGATTAGACTTGCCATCGCTACGAgaaatatcacgagcataaagGTCGTCATACTTCTTGACCAGCTTCTCCTCCCAATAGCTACATTCTAAGGCGAATGAAGCCCAGAAGTTGGCCTgagaaaaagaaacaaaaataatgaCAACATATATACGAAGGCGAATGCAGAACAGGAGAAAACGACAAGCAACGACTCTTAAGTCCTTACCTCGTTCAGGTGATATTGGGCCATTTGAATAGGATGCCTCTCCTCCACGCCAGGAACCATGTAGTGAAGAATTCTTCAGAGCATATTCTCACGAGCAGCCATGGGGCCGACCACAAACCTCACATCGATAGAAGGATCCCCACGAAAGACGGAAGGCGAGGCACACTCAACCATGATGTTCTGAACCACATCAGGCACCCTCTGTAGGgtaatacagttaaacatacataacatgtgcggaacaatccccaaagccaggaaacatgtataaagtacagtttaagcaaacttacattcgaagcgtgttttcccgagtattgtatcaacgaacacgaacaaagaacaccacttgttgttcctctacttggttcaccgacacgttcagatccgtcttgattattgtagcttagacaacgcacaagatatttgcttttcgggatgaacagttttcacagagagaaaactgaagaacgtaatatttgaattaggtttagggtttctgGAAAACTGAATGATGTTATGTGTTGTGTGCACAAATATAATAACCTAAtattatattagtgtaaccggccaagacaagGCCTTGGCCGACCACACTTGCACACACGGCCTCACAGACCCGCGCCCAGCcacacgctgcaggccgaagcccacagcgcgcgcagccgagcagctgggctgTGGGCCTCGCGTGCTCGCTGCTGCGATGCTGTTGAGCACTTGTGCCACGCCACGGGCTGGCCTGCTCGCCTTGCTCCCgtgcttgctggctcgttgggccttgcgctcttggctcgacgggccgccAGCTCCGATGCTACTCGTATTCGCCACTaataccttacggctattatttatcgtatcgtatacgacgaatcaccgtcgtacgataagattattcgtttcgcctagcttacgaatattcgtgataggatatacgattccgatacaaggtcgtatcgtataatacgttttccaaaactaattcccgaaaagctattaaatgaatttccgattcatttaatccggtgatctgttaagtgccattggtgtgaccttgtaggttcagtcaagattaagttgtgagcttaatatccattagaactcactaatcggaagcattgctccagctagctgttccgatcacttgattccacttaattaattgttcgcaattaatctaaaacttggtattagacttaatgcaccttgggtgaaggatatatttccttcaccctCTTCATAGGAACGTCAGCACTGGGATCAACATTGGCCAACCTCTCCAAAACCGAAGGGGAGGTCGAACCCAGTGTTGGACGAGGCCTCTTTGGAGGACTCTCCAAATCTATACCATCTCCTTCAGCAGAAATAGGGGCGGCAACCTGCATCTCCCCTTCAACAGGTGCAGGAATAGCCACTTGCACTCCTTCCTCAACAGCAGAGGGACCCACGGAAACCTTCTCGGGGGTCTCCGGATCGTCCTCCAAGTTTATAACAGGGAACTCACCCCACCCCCCCCTCGGGAGCAAGCTAATCATCCAAAAATAGATAAGGATCAGTAGCCTCGAGGAACTCCTAATGGGTCACATCCTCAATAAGGACCCCAACCGGAGCAACCGGCTTTAGAGGAGAAGGAATCGACACCCTCTTAGTGGTTTGGCTGGTCGACCAGATTCTGAACAACGTGACCACGCTCCTTAAATTGGTTCCAGGCAGAGGGATGCAGTACCGAAGATGCTTCTGTGGGCCCATTTGTCGTTCAAGATAACGCTTACCCGCCTCGGCAAGAGTAGGATCCTCTGCAACCACCTGTCCAATCACAGCTTCAGAAAGAGAAGGTCGTTGCCTAAAAAACTCAAGTACCTTAGGATCAGGCTTTACCTTCTCCTTCGGCTACGAACTCTTTCTCCTTTGCCTCTGATTCGGAAAAGACCCTTCCTCAGCCGAAGACTTTGTCTTTGGTCTCCTTTTCTCCTCGTAAGGGGGAAGAGGATATGATACCAACATCAAGATAAAAAGAAGAAGAGACGAGAAGAGACAAGAGAAAACAGTTAAAATACCTGGACGGAAAGGTCCAACTAAGCAGGAGACAAGGCAGAAGGAGCAGCGCGCAGCACAACAGAAGTCGCGGGTCCCTAAAAAGACTGGAGTTAAAGCGTCAGCCATTGGCCACCAAGTAATTAGTGGAAACACGAGAAATTACAAAGGAGGAAACTTACTAGGTCCGAGTCCGCCACGAGAGGATAGAGCATGACGTTCAAAGGAACAACGTCCCCTGGATTCTTAGAGTCCGAGGGATCGGCTTTGACGTCCTTCACCCGAGCAAGCAGTTCCTCGGAAAGCTAGTGCTGATCAAGCTTTGGGTTCTAAGAAGTCCCCTTCCCAAACTTGTAATTAGGAGCTCGACAGAGAATCTTCTTCAAATCCAAAGTAATACCGAGCACTTTAGGATCAAGATTGGAAAGACCAGTCTTTGCacgaaaacaaaataaatatcagatacaaagaaaataaaattggaGATCAAGCTACTAAAACACGGTCGCAGCCGAAGGAAGTCTCACCCTTATCAAAAATGTTGCTGAGACCAGAAGCAGCAAGAATGACCTCCAAAAGAATAAAGATCAAGTTGGGAAGCCAATTCTCAGGTTCATGACGCTTCAGGTTTTCGGTTTGGGCCAAAAACTAAAGCAGAAGATCCTGATAGGCCCTACTTCTCCTATCAGGAGCAGCAACCCAACCATATTCGGATCCGAATTtacaaaccacttcggaggacgaTAGAAGTGAGGATGCCTCGAATGCTTGGGAAACCGAACAAGACGTCACTCCCCTTTCAAATTATGATCTGAAGAGATATGGGGATGAGCCGTGATGTAAGAGGGATGACCCTTTCTCGACTTCTTGTTAATAAGGTTCCATCAAGCATATACCCTATAACACCCCCAGTAGTCGTATTCTTATGCAACTGTACATCCCTGAAAACGGCTACGGAACAAGGAAAGTTGATGAAGTCACACACCCATCGGAagccgatgatgtgcctcatagatttcgGGGTCAGTTGGGCTAGCAAAATATTGTAAGAAACCAGAACATCCGCTACGAAGGGATCTAGAGGGAATCGAAGACCATACTCAAAATGGTGAGTATAGACCGCAATAAAGCCCCTCAAAAGGTGGGTCACTCGAGGACGTTCTTGATCAGGAAGCTCGCACTAATACCCTTGGGAGTGCTGAATGTCgtacatgttaggttatgatacatatgatattacataaatcatgcggaaacaaccattaacccaggaatacatattatttacacataatcatatagcataatttagatgcatactctttgttgcgtgccttccctagctgcgcccgaaccgaacaagaacaagtctttaggactccaagtgtcgtccctccgtagatagtccacagcaagtccggatccgccttaagattgaccaactagaatcgcccttaaggtactagaattttcggcacttt
This Spinacia oleracea cultivar Varoflay chromosome 6, BTI_SOV_V1, whole genome shotgun sequence DNA region includes the following protein-coding sequences:
- the LOC130463465 gene encoding uncharacterized protein, with protein sequence MDCDLVYNFIMGRTMIHKMQAILYTYHQMMMYVSDAGFAERIRGDHEIARRTCHTAIQKSRLGDGPEDDDDKDDRNQEPSHEEQEAKKRKVGPGSLVKPVEVDARLEGPSPEPDQEMEDIFLEVDSDRSVRIGKGLSPGLRIELIQLLRDHKDIFAWSAADIPRIDPKMICHKMDVNVKAQPIKQKKRNYSSEKNKSIAEEVKRLQEAREKTTFSMSAGVFNYRMMPFGSKNVGATYQRLVDHVFPYQKGRNVEVYVDDSIVKKHQEGRPHQRHGPSKIRGSIR